The genomic window TCAGGTGAAAGATTAttatttcttccttttaaaaaattcacatGATAActaattttgatgatttaatGCAGGAAAGCATGATGTCTCTATTTTGAAGTGGAGTACTCGATTAAGAATAGCCATTGATGCCGCACTAGGTTTCTACTAACTCAAAATAGTTCTTAGTCACTTTGTTTGTTTAGCCAAAACGTTTTTGAGATCACTGAATATTGAACAAATATATCTTATCCTAACTTAAACTAACCTATTTTGAGTCACCTGTTAGccaaattttgaagaatttgttATAGTGATGCTAATACCGGTGGTGaaatttttgaattcaaaataTTGTCTTTTTTCCCCACTTTACCTTTTTTCATATTCAGATTACATTGTATAGacattatacatatatatgagtGTTCGCTAATATTTTTAGGATTGGAATACTTACATATTGGTTGTCGACCATCAATGGTACATAGAGATGTCAAAAGTACAAATATATTGTTGGACGATCAATTTACTGCCAAAATTGCGGATTTTGGGCTTTCAAGATCTTTCCAACTCGGAGATGAATCTCATATTTCAACAGTTGTTGCTGGTACTCCTGGATACCTTGATCCTGagtaagaattttaaaataactttCGAGCTTTTTTAATAAGTGGAATCTTCTAGTCGATGCTATACTATCCTAGATGTGAACTTCACCATGCCATGCCATGTTTACATTTTGTGTCCATATTCATATTAGTTGGTACAATAATGGACACATGAATCATACTACGTATTAATTATTGCCTTGCCAGATATTACAGAACGGGTCGGTTGGCTGAGATGAGCGATGTCTACAGCTTCGGGATTGTGTTATTGGAGATGATGACAAACCAACGTGTGATTGACCAAAACCGTGAAAAGCGACACATAACAGAATGGGTAGCTTTAGTGCTTAACAGAGGAGACATTACCAAGATCATGGATCCTAATCTTTACGGCGATTACAACTCAAATTCTGTTTGGAAAGCTCTTGAATTGGCTATGTCATGTGCAAACCCATCTTCCGAAAAACGACCAAGCATGTCCCAAGTTATCAGCGTACTAAAAGAGTGTCTTACTTCTGAAAACTTGATGAGAAATAAGAATCATGACATGGAATCCGATAGTTCCCTTGAACTGAccaagagctttgatacagAAGTTGTCCCTCGTGCTAGGTAGCTTTTGCAAAGAAGCCTCATATGTTTGAAGTGTTTCTTGGCTTGTGGTATGATTCTTTGGTCAAATAAGTCcttaaactttttgttttgagatatCATAACTAAAAAACAAGGGAGGAGCAGTCctttaatcttgtttttctctcttgtatGGGAAATTGTTGTTTGCAATTTCGTTCCAGATTCATTGgctatttctttctttaaacaaaaacttatagCCAACAATCATATTGGctgcaaaaagaagaaaatgatgcaACAAATGTCtcttgaattttcttttatttgatatgatttttcaTCGTTATTAAAAGAGACAAAGCCTGAGTTACCCTCAACACCATGAAAAGACTAAGTGTTGTTCATGATACATCTGGTTTATTATGCTGCCttcaatgttttcttattgGCCATCAAATGGCCGCTCCATGTGATAGCTCGATTGACCTCTTGGCATGAACTCATCTTTGCtggtttccttttttttgacTCTTTTTATCCCATCTTAGTTCCCTCTATGGACAAGATCCAAAAAGATTCAACACCTAAAAATGACTCCAGAATGataaatatatgcatatgCAATGCATGTTTAATGAcgataaaaatacaaaatataacttaaatgcaatgaaaccaagaaaatggtgaaaatcTAAGAGTTAACCAtgtaaaatacaaacacaTCAATTTCCCACACTTGCCTTTTAATTTGTcatcaagaaaacaatgcaacaaaaaactttatgaaaagggtttaaaagtggAGAGTTATAACCAAAATGCGTAGCTTACCATTGCTAAGCTCCAtagataaaagtaaaatatttcatcaaCCAAGTTTTACTCTAACGAATCTTTTATTCAGAGGTCATACTAAGACTTTTGGTAAACCAAGGGTGCAGATTTATACGTGTtttaatttgagaaattgtaatttgattgggtttttaacaaatatttctattaatttttactAGATAATGCCCTAACTAGCTTACTCGTTACTGATGCTTCCTTTGTAATTAACATATacttgacgaaaaaaaaaaaggaaattaacatctaaaaataaaatcaaatgtaaATAGTACTTAAACATGGGAACGACTAGACGTTGATGACAAGACATGCTCCTGTcgttataagaaaaaagacaagatCACAAGCTCCTATTATTCATAGGTTCATTAAGACAAGACAAACTAGAAATTTAAAGATTATGTGTAAAACTTATGCTatagagaaaatattttattcattcatCAGTTGAATTCTTTATGTAGTCTTGTAGAAGTAAGACATGTTCTCACGTTTCCTGACGACTTAGTAAGattttttggttgaaattgTTTCAAGGAATATTTCTCAGATGGCTTATCAACAATGTCTgtcttaattttctttgaacAAAAGTGAATATGGAGAGTCTCAAGAAGCTTTTGTTGGTTGCATTAATAGCAACTTCTGCCATTCACCTTGTTCAAGCTCAAAATCAAGACGGTACCAACATTTCAATGTTTCAATagaatttgtttccttttacaaatttttatcacCTTTAGCACTAGGGGTAATATATTATGGAACGGatattcaattttggtttttgtaattCGTTCGGTTATGCCACAATCGGTCCTCTGATCGGTATTCTGCTATGCAACTAAGCATACAACTGTTAAAGTATTTCCCACCCGTTCGTACAAAACgttataaataatttcaaacactagaaaaagttacaaaaattcaaccaaaaattGCAATACacttatcattttttcttaaattttaaaactctttgaTGAATACAACTAAGATAACTAtacaattatgtttttttcaataCCTTTTTGTGTGCATGCTAGATTACTAATATAAGTTAAAAAAGGTCTTAGTTCACAAACTAAtcctttatttatataatggGATAGTTTGATGAGGaatttttatctagttttggTAATACGATTTTAATATCTTAACAGGATTTATCAGTGTAGACTGCGGATTATCTCCTAATGAGGTCTCTCCTTATATTGAGCCGTTTACTGGACTACAGTTCACAACGGATTCAAATTTCATTGAAACCGGAAAACTTGGTAGAATTCAGGCAAGCCTAGAGCCGAAGTACCGAAAGTCGCAAACGACGTTGAGATATTTTCCTGATGGAATACGCAACTGTTACAATCTTACAGTGACACAAGGAACCAACTATTTAATCAGAGCTAGAGCAATATATGGGAATTATGATGGTCTTAACATTTATCCTAAATTTGACTTGTACATAGGCCCTAATTTTTGGGTAACAATAGACTTAGGAAAGTATGTAAATGGTACATGGGAGGAGATCATCTACATAccaaaatctaatatgttgGACGTGTGTCTTGTCAAGACAGGGCCGTCCACACCATTGATATCATCCTTGGTGTTAAGGCCTCTTGCAAATGCTACTTACATCACTCAATCTGGTTGGTTGAAGACTTATGTTCGGGTTTATCTAAGCGACTCAAATGACGTCATACGGTAAGTCATCTTAAAGAAACGCGGTTTTCGGACTAGGACATTGCTCTtagcatatatattttgtaaatgttttaactATTGAAAAGAGCGGTTACAAGCTCTAAGAATATTTTATGGCTACTAATTCAAAATTGTACAAAATGTAGATATCCGGATGATGTCTATGATCGTATATGGGGTTCATACTTTGAGCCGGAGTGGAAGAAGATTTCCACTACACTTGGAGTGAACAGTTCTAGTGGATTTCTGCCTCCACTAAAGGCACTCATGACTGCCGCCTCTCCTGCCAATGCTAGTGCACCATTGGCTATTCCCGGAGTACTAGATTTCCCAAGTGATAAACTATACTTGTTCCTCCACTTCTCTGAGATTCAAGTCTTAAAGGCCAACGAAACTAGAGAGTTCGAAattttttggaataaaaaGCTTGTTTACAATGCTTATAGTCCTGTATATCTACAGACCAAGACTATACGCAACCCATCTCCAGTTACTTGTGAAAGAGGAGAATGCATACTAGAGATGATCAAAACTGAGAGGTCAACTCTCCCGCCTTTGCTTAACGCCGTTGAAGTTTTCACAGTGGTTGAATTTCCTCAGCCGGAAACAGATGCTAGTGATGGTACGTTAGCAATAATCTTACAACgtttgaaaatatgttttaccaTAACTAATCTTAAATGCTAAATCtaacatattttcaaacaTTGTCGAATTTTATGATAGTGGTGGCTATAAAAAACATCAAGGCCATCTATGGATTGACTCGAGTCACATGGCAAGGAGATCCATGTGTTCCTCAACAATTTTTGTGGAACGGTTTAAATTGCAACAGCATGGAGACGTCTACACCTCCAAGAATCACTTCCTTGTGAGAAAACCTTTTCATATAATAAGAAACGTTTAAGAAAACCTTTTCATATAATAAGAAACGTTTTCTAACTgcattattactttttttgtgctaTGATGTTTATATAGGGACTTGTCTTCAAGCGGGTTAACCGGAAGCATATCAGTTGTTATTCAAAATCTTACCCATCTAGAAAAGTTGTAAGTATGGTGTTTATTAGTCttaggggaaaaaaaaagtgatatatatacttcatGAAGGTAACTAATTATTTCAGtgactttgttttcttccaaacTATATAGGGATTTGTCAAATAACAACTTGACTGGGGAAGTTCCCGATTTTCTAGCAAACATGAAATTTCTTGTGTTCATGTAAGTTcctttacatataaatatattttgtttagtgatATTCTTCTTGATCATGGTCACCTATGTATGAATATTCCTCTGGTTTAACAGAAACTTAAGCAAGAACAATCTGAATGGTTCGATTCCTAAAGCTCTTCGCGATAGAGAAAATAAAGGACTTAAGTTAATGTAAGATGTAACTTATGctgaaaatatttcattaaacaTTCATGGCCGTCTACATATCCATAATATCTATTTGCTTTTGTAGTGTCGACAAAAATGTGGACAACTGCTCATCTGGTTCAtgca from Arabidopsis thaliana chromosome 3, partial sequence includes these protein-coding regions:
- a CDS encoding Protein kinase superfamily protein (Protein kinase superfamily protein; FUNCTIONS IN: protein serine/threonine kinase activity, protein kinase activity, kinase activity, ATP binding; INVOLVED IN: protein amino acid phosphorylation; LOCATED IN: peroxisome; CONTAINS InterPro DOMAIN/s: Protein kinase, ATP binding site (InterPro:IPR017441), Protein kinase, catalytic domain (InterPro:IPR000719), Serine/threonine-protein kinase-like domain (InterPro:IPR017442), Protein kinase-like domain (InterPro:IPR011009), Serine/threonine-protein kinase, active site (InterPro:IPR008271); BEST Arabidopsis thaliana protein match is: Leucine-rich repeat protein kinase family protein (TAIR:AT3G46340.1); Has 102745 Blast hits to 101883 proteins in 4126 species: Archae - 77; Bacteria - 10892; Metazoa - 38794; Fungi - 7974; Plants - 30630; Viruses - 280; Other Eukaryotes - 14098 (source: NCBI BLink).), producing the protein MTSNFQRALGEGGFGIVYHGYLNGSEEVAVKVELLLRVHHTNLVSLVGYCDERGHLALIYEYMSNVDLKHHLSGKHDVSILKWSTRLRIAIDAALGLEYLHIGCRPSMVHRDVKSTNILLDDQFTAKIADFGLSRSFQLGDESHISTVVAGTPGYLDPETGRLAEMSDVYSFGIVLLEMMTNQRVIDQNREKRHITEWVALVLNRGDITKIMDPNLYGDYNSNSVWKALELAMSCANPSSEKRPSMSQVISVLKECLTSENLMRNKNHDMESDSSLELTKSFDTEVVPRAR
- a CDS encoding Leucine-rich repeat protein kinase family protein (Leucine-rich repeat protein kinase family protein; FUNCTIONS IN: protein serine/threonine kinase activity, protein kinase activity, kinase activity, ATP binding; INVOLVED IN: protein amino acid phosphorylation; LOCATED IN: endomembrane system; CONTAINS InterPro DOMAIN/s: Protein kinase, ATP binding site (InterPro:IPR017441), Protein kinase, catalytic domain (InterPro:IPR000719), Leucine-rich repeat (InterPro:IPR001611), Serine/threonine-protein kinase-like domain (InterPro:IPR017442), Protein kinase-like domain (InterPro:IPR011009), Serine/threonine-protein kinase, active site (InterPro:IPR008271); BEST Arabidopsis thaliana protein match is: Leucine-rich repeat protein kinase family protein (TAIR:AT3G46400.1); Has 166241 Blast hits to 122387 proteins in 4716 species: Archae - 97; Bacteria - 13657; Metazoa - 44642; Fungi - 9766; Plants - 79355; Viruses - 364; Other Eukaryotes - 18360 (source: NCBI BLink).) translates to MESLKKLLLVALIATSAIHLVQAQNQDGFISVDCGLSPNEVSPYIEPFTGLQFTTDSNFIETGKLGRIQASLEPKYRKSQTTLRYFPDGIRNCYNLTVTQGTNYLIRARAIYGNYDGLNIYPKFDLYIGPNFWVTIDLGKYVNGTWEEIIYIPKSNMLDVCLVKTGPSTPLISSLVLRPLANATYITQSGWLKTYVRVYLSDSNDVIRYPDDVYDRIWGSYFEPEWKKISTTLGVNSSSGFLPPLKALMTAASPANASAPLAIPGVLDFPSDKLYLFLHFSEIQVLKANETREFEIFWNKKLVYNAYSPVYLQTKTIRNPSPVTCERGECILEMIKTERSTLPPLLNAVEVFTVVEFPQPETDASDVVAIKNIKAIYGLTRVTWQGDPCVPQQFLWNGLNCNSMETSTPPRITSLDLSSSGLTGSISVVIQNLTHLEKLDLSNNNLTGEVPDFLANMKFLVFINLSKNNLNGSIPKALRDRENKGLKLIVDKNVDNCSSGSCTQKKKFPLLIVALTVSLILVSTVVIDMTNNFQRALGEGGFGVVYHGYLNGSEQVAVKLLSQSSVQGYKEFKAEVELLLRVHHINLVSLVGYCDDRNHLALVYEYMSNGDLKHHLSGRNNGFVLSWSTRLQIAVDAALGLEYLHIGCRPSMVHRDVKSTNILLGEQFTAKMADFGLSRSFQIGDENHISTVVAGTPGYLDPEYYRTSRLAEKSDIYSFGIVLLEMITSQHAIDRTRVKHHITDWVVSLISRGDITRIIDPNLQGNYNSRSVWRALELAMSCANPTSEKRPNMSQVVIDLKECLATENSTRSEKDMSSHSSDLDRSMNFYTDMVPRAR